In the genome of Bradysia coprophila strain Holo2 unplaced genomic scaffold, BU_Bcop_v1 contig_232, whole genome shotgun sequence, one region contains:
- the LOC119076007 gene encoding nuclear factor related to kappa-B-binding protein translates to MDECNANDSIMSDSDCSSGSNADTSSSDSDSNSETSNVILEPARILKQHLELPKGLCDNVNIFNEFFSLDTWNNLPEPIKDHLVSFLPNFTTDPLVNRREQDATVERFFKHEIHRFGASPLRDFQKNLEEGNFQPDISRLRSNIQKSLRREQKFQECEHLSRLAKSLALSRERLLKAAYESPYGATLKVERVIHGTNKLSTSAAAMRAKKRYFQDITVISEDVGLNPSLTDDENYPEGPPAQLSRKQRRHLSGIQGGAASPGAELRILGTLSSQGGTLDHLVGPGGTAALSEDFYRQIIQQHRKRKVEESDHPELDTKGLNLNDIFERTQLSAGHRRQIAQGSKQGSTKKAIKIKTEPQNSTTAASSPLDNSEHHISGFQQQLNKSQSLLMIGRMNSQAGNSDSDDDLDIKQERISPTESKSATSHRNNHGPKAKRKMNSTSMAKKMAKKMKLSGNVPLGHSNANSSSVRIKEENITIHHEPIVSIKSEPATITPSITTMSKYVSSAKPVTLSDLDGIDMMNLPIDLEDCSNIDIVNDVDDNQIVYRTPELMQETHVCYFSLIRDIFCSTQYHRTTMDTLQDKVSSWLSNPITALNDWYSQADDWFSLLSSAINFLAGDFADQPEDFVPYLEYKKSMHIYQWIGAGRDSDQHLSPLCEYWLNRRNEMGATQSGFSDDDDMQLNELSHGKYNSGSELNDSGTIADRSLSPLLPPRCPTTWTVGKASAAEIEEFRQQERRRFENPHMSFTYRMHGYESVVGPVKGIYTQLPAFTKARGHNMLTIDRPNFVTILTLVRDATARLPNGEGTRADICELLRSSQYINPEAADNVLQTIVSGALDRMHTENDPCVKYDPKRKIWIYLHRNRTEEEFERMHQQFQGKSKHKKQSTRKIKTIKTGKACVIAKPTDVVPNIQQKSVLVPITRTATVLPQTKPNVLFPSTPIQATARLLPSSQVVVTNEPKLKSDAQLISSQPSFQLPALSSIQSPSLVQISNQPPLLNKLTSKSPAIKAELVPIKQTSIQKMDRMEHIDVEASLEAHTTPILVNKNSPQMPSLIVDNKFSKIINQKTKKQVPALVTPSSNLPNAMSSLTTATALSSTTPIKVSTSSGIQTVHVSSAFTVPGKSMTTMTSGQSILINQNQSQPPLYVTNKKIIKPPPLVPQSSPSNQNFIIPINISLNQPINKAAINQQSAKLIKTTMPALTSTSAPKSLLQQQQQQQQQVLKPIQRSVQPGKSLINPSVAAANITLQQQQKLLSSNTPNAQVQIRAQQQPKLTATTVKAQGTTMSPVQQRQILQNIISQQQKQQSQRPNMISLVSSNSVIVNSTQSNQIQGSQFQAAMQSQQTLQQSKTVIVSQPNLVQKIVTNPPTIAASINSTTSTPSDSNPINSQIIQIHQMNQQPGKVQRVSAASLTPQQQQSLLQSIKQQQIRVQQTGSPQQQSLIIKQQQVLQQIQKQQSTLIQQPVGSPKPGTSLLTSNATSQVPTIIASVPQSMSTSVQQPQQTITRIVKPGTATLVSSSGHPVSTVRATTSSNAVMAKVFTNSAGQIISLDSILQKQGLAPGTTLRVAGAKPGQTSLIQLASGPGSQITQYAVVSQPRNLISLAQPQRLITTQAASSTVQTTLASAVKTETATAARPATILQQIQQSQSVASSTQQQPKLVQSITPQQLVNATKVLGVQSVLPGNRLKPGIRMVNASNLNVAQFAGKPIIIASKTAKTGTTQQQNVIWQQQGTSGSNSTNYVISGQSGLKVQNNVLSHFEQPTSQTQTVMFGNQVVRLQSPNQIAVTNSLAGNSSGRTVMLGTAGQTIRVHSPAQQNQIAGSNQQQQIVLQQGVKTAVKVPQTVASSGQQRVVLTVQGGGQIILPQNFQGGAINLKSLQGLKVIPIQQQNKGTNDDRQIFAQIISSPQAPRPPNSGES, encoded by the exons ATGGATGAATGTAATGCAAACGACAGTATAATGTCTGACTCGGACTGTTCCTCCGGTAGCAATGCTGATACCTCGTCATCGGATAGCGACAGCAATTCGGAAACATCGAACGTTATTTTGGAACCAGCTCGAATACTGAAGCAACACCTGGAATTGCCGAAAGGCCTATGtgacaatgtaaatattttcaatgaattcttCTCTCTGGACACATGGAACAATTTACCGGAGCCGATCAAAGATCATTTAGTCAGTTTTCTACCAAATTTCACCACCGACCCGCTGGTCAATCGACGTGAACAGGATGCAACCGTAGAGCGATTTTTCAAACACGAAATTCATCGATTCGGTGCGTCGCCGTTACgtgatttccagaaaaatctGGAAGAAGGCAATTTCCAACCGGACATATCGAGACTTCGGTCGAACATCCAGAAGTCATTGCGTCGCGAACAGAAATTCCAGGAATGCGAACACTTGAGCCGGCTGGCCAAATCGTTGGCATTGTCCCGAGAACGGTTACTGAAAGCTGCCTACGAATCACCGTACGGAGCAACGCTCAAAGTGGAACGAGTCATTCATGGAACCAATAAATTGTCAACCAGTGCAGCGGCTATGCGCGCAAAGAAACGGTATTTTCAAGATATTACCGTCATTTCCGAGGACGTTGGATTGAATCCGTCATTGACGGATGACGAAAATTATCCAGAGGGACCACCGGCCCAATTGTCAAGGAAGCAACGAAGACATCTCAGTGGCATTCAG GGTGGAGCTGCAAGTCCCGGTGCTGAATTACGGATACTGGGAACATTATCGTCACAAGGTGGTACATTAGATCATTTGGTTGGACCTGGTGGAACAGCCGCTTTGTCCGAAGACTTCTACCGACAGATTATACAGCAACATCGGAAGCGGAAAGTTGAAGAATCG GATCATCCCGAACTGGATACGAAAGGCCTTAATCTCAACGACATCTTCGAGAGAACGCAACTGTCAGCCGGCCATCGACGTCAAATAGCTCAGGGATCCAAACAGGGTTCCACCAAGAAggcaatcaaaatcaaaactgaACCGCAAAATTCCACGACGGCTGCATCGTCACCGCTCGACAATTCGGAACATCACATTTCCGGATTccagcaacagctgaacaaGTCACAGTCTCTGCTGATGATCGGTCGAATGAATTCGCAAGCCGGAAACAGTGACAGCGACGACGATTTGGACATAAAACAGGAGCGAATATCACCGACCGAATCGAAATCGGCCACTTCACACCGGAACAATCACGGACCGAAGGCGAAACGGAAAATGAATTCGACGTCAATGGCAAAGAAGATGGCcaagaaaatgaaactgaGCGGAAATGTGCCGTTAGGCCATTCGAATGCAAACAGTTCGTCGGTTCGTATCAAAGAGGAAAACATTACCATCCACCATGAGCCGATTGTTAGCATAAAATCCGAACCGGCGACCATTACACCATCAATAACCACGATGAGTAAATATGTCAGCTCGGCGAAGCCCGTTACACTATCCGATCTGGACGGCATTGATATGATGAATCTGCCCATCGATTTGGAAGACTGTTCGAACATCGACATCGTCAATGACGTCGACGATAATCAAATTGTGTACAGAACGCCCGAATTGATGCAGGAGACGCACGTTTGCTATTTCTCGTTGATCCGAGACATTTTCTGCTCGACGCAATACCACCGAACGACAATGGACACATTGCAAGATAAGGTGTCGTCATGGCTATCGAATCCAATAACTGCCTTGAACGATTGGTACAGTCAAGCAGACGACTGGTTCAGCTTACTCTCATCGGCGATAAACTTTCTGGCTGGTGACTTTGCCGACCAGCCGGAAGATTTCGTTCCGTATTTGGAGTACAAGAAGAGCATGCACATCTATCAGTGGATCGGTGCCGGACGGGACAGTGATCAGCACTTGAGTCCGTTATGTGAGTACTGGCTGAACCGACGAAACGAAATGGGCGCCACACAATCCGGTTTCAGTGACGACGATGACATGCAATTGAACGAGTTGTCGCATGGTAAATACAACAGCGGCAGTGAATTGAATGACAGTGGAACGATTGCCGATCGATCGCTATCGCCGTTATTGCCGCCACGTTGTCCAACCACTTGGACTGTTGGAAAGGCGAGCGCTGCCGAAATCGAAGAGTTTCGTCAGCAAGAACGTCGTCGATTTGAAAATCCTCACATGTCGTTTACGTACCGCATGCACGGTTACGAAAGTGTGGTGGGTCCGGTGAAAGGAATTTACACTCAACTGCCAGCGTTTACCAAAGCTCGCGGTCACAATATGCTAACGATTGACCGGCCGAATTTCGTGACAATTCTGACATTGGTGCGAGATGCTACGGCCCGTCTACCTAATGGTGAAGGAACGAGAGCTGACATCTGCGAACTACTGCGATCGTCACAGTACATTAATCCGGAGGCGGCCGATAATGTGCTGCAAACCATTGTCAGCGGTGCATTGGACCGGATGCACACGGAAAATGATCCGTGCGTCAAGTATGATCCGAAGCGcaaaatttggatttatttGCACCGTAACCGAACGGAAGAGGAGTTTGAGCGAATGCATCAGCAATTCCAAGGGAAGAGTAAGCACAAGAAACAATCGACGAGGAAAatcaaaaccatcaaaactGGTAAAGCCTGTGTCATTGCCAAGCCAACGGACGTTGTGCCAAACATTCAACAGAAATCGGTTCTGGTTCCCATTACACGAACTGCAACAGTTCTGCCACAAACTAAGCCCAATGTTCTTTTCCCATCGACACCAATCCAGGCGACAGCTAGACTATTACCATCCTCGCAGGTGGTTGTGACCAATGAACCGAAACTGAAATCCGACGCTCAACTGATTTCATCTCAACCGTCGTTCCAACTCCCGGCTCTCAGTTCCATCCAGAGTCCGTCATTGGTCCAAATATCGAATCAGCCACCACTGCTCAACAAACTAACGTCGAAAAGTCCTGCCATCAAAGCCGAATTGGTTCCGATCAAACAGACCAGCATCCAGAAGATGGACAGAATGGAACATATCGATGTGGAAGCGTCACTGGAAGCACATACGACGCCGATTTTAGTGAACAAAAACTCGCCGCAAATGCCCAGTCTGATTGTGGACAATAAATTCTCAAAGATTATCAATCAAAAGACCAAGAAGCAAGTACCTGCGTTGGTGACACCGTCATCAAACTTACCGAATGCAATGTCGTCGTTAACAACTGCCACGGCGTTGTCGTCGACCACCCCAATCAAAGTCTCTACATCCAGTGGCATCCAAACGGTGCACGTTTCATCGGCGTTCACCGTGCCCGGCAAATCAATGACGACAATGACGTCGGGACAGTCGATTCTAATCAATCAAAATCAGTCGCAACCTCCTCTCTACGTAACAAATAAGAAAATCATCAAACCGCCACCGTTGGTACCGCAATCGTCACCGTCAAACCAGAATTTCATTATTCCCATCAACATCAGCCTTAATCAGCCGATCAACAAAGCGGCAATCAATCAACAGAGTGCTAAGTTGATCAAAACTACAATGCCAGCTCTGACGAGTACGTCAGCACCAAAGTCGCtgttacaacaacaacaacaacaacaacaacaagtgCTCAAACCGATCCAACGAAGTGTGCAACCCGGTAAGAGTCTAATCAATCCATCTGTGGCCGCGGCAAACATCACActtcaacaacaacagaagCTACTCAGTTCCAACACACCGAATGCTCAAGTTCAAATCAGGGCACAACAGCAGCCAAAACTCACGGCAACTACGGTTAAAGCCCAAGGAACAACAATGTCACCGGTTCAGCAGCGGCAAATTTTACAGAACATAATTTCCCAACAACAAAAGCAACAAAGCCAGCGCCCGAACATGATCAGTTTGGTGTCGTCGAATTCGGTGATTGTAAATTCAACGCAGTCCAACCAAATACAAGGCTCCCAATTCCAAGCAGCTATGCAATCGCAACAAACGCTGCAACAGTCAAAGACTGTAATCGTTTCGCAACCaaatttagttcaaaaaattgtcaccAATCCGCCCACAATAGCCGCATCCATCAATTCCACCACATCCACGCCATCCGACTCAAATCCAATCAATTCGCAAATCATTCAAATCCATCAAATGAACCAACAACCCGGCAAAGTCCAACGTGTTTCGGCTGCCAGTCTAACGCCACAACAGCAGCAAAGCCTCTTGCAATCGATCAAACAACAGCAAATTCGAGTTCAGCAGACTGGTTCACCGCAACAACAAAGTCTGATTATAAAGCAGCAGCAAGTGCTGCAACAAATTCAGAAGCAACAGTCAACGTTGATTCAACAGCCAGTTGGTTCGCCGAAGCCAG GAACATCACTGCTCACGTCAAATGCTACAAGCCAAGTGCCAACGATCATTGCATCAGTTCCTCAATCGATGTCAACGTCCGTGCAGCAGCCACAACAGACCATAACTCGAATCGTCAAACCGGGAACAGCTACACTCGTTTCGTCGAGTGGCCATCCAGTGTCCACAGTTCGAGCGACCACATCATCGAATGCTGTAATGGCCAAGGTGTTCACCAATTCTGCCGGACAAATCATTTCTCTCGATAGCATCCTGCAGAAACAAGGACTCGCTCCCGGCACAACGTTACGAGTGGCTGGCGCGAAACCTGGTCAAACGAGTTTAATTCAATTGGCTAGCGGACCCGGTTCACAAATCACACAATACGCTGTGGTGTCGCAACCacgaaatttgatttcattggCTCAACCACAACGATTGATAACGACACAGGCTGCATCGTCGACCGTGCAAACGACGTTGGCATCAGCTGTGAAAACGGAAACGGCTACTGCAGCACGTCCAGCAACAATCTTACAACAAATTCAACAGAGTCAAAGCGTGGCAAGTTCGACGCAACAACAACCGAAATTAGTCCAATCGATAACGCCGCAACAGCTAGTGAACGCTACCAAAGTGTTAGGTGTGCAAAGCGTTCTACCCGGCAATCGCTTGAAGCCGGGCATACGCATGGTGAACGCATCGAATTTGAATGTGGCCCAGTTTGCCGGTAAACCGATCATCATAGCGAGTAAAACAGCCAAAACTGGAACCACACAGCAGCAAAATGTTATATGGCAACAGCAAGGCACATCCGGCTCGAATAGCACCAATTATGTGATCAGTGGACAGTCCGGTTTGAAGGTGCAAAATAATGTGCTGTCCCATTTCGAACAACCGACATCGCAGACGCAAACTGTTATGTTTGGTAATCAAGTAGTGCGTCTCCAATCACCGAATCAAATTGCTGTGACAAATAGTTTGGCTGGCAACAGTAGTGGCAGGACAGTCATGCTGGGAACCGCTGGCCAAACGATACGCGTTCATTCACCTGCCCAACAGAATCAAATCGCTGGTAGTAATCAGCAACAACAGATCGTTTTACAGCAAGGCGTTAAG ACGGCCGTCAAAGTACCGCAAACCGTTGCATCATCGGGACAACAGCGAGTGGTACTAACCGTTCAAGGTGGAGGTCAAATTATTTTGCCACAAAATTTCCAAGGCGGGGCGATCAATTTGAAATCTCTGCAAGGTCTGAAAGTTATTCCGATTCAACAGCAAAACAAAG gAACAAACGACGATCGTCAGATATTTGCCCAAATCATATCATCTCCACAAGCACCTCGGCCGCCAAACAGTGGCGAAAGCTAG
- the LOC119076030 gene encoding zinc finger protein 2 homolog produces MTDICRLCASLKILDQLTSMQEPNLRIAEKLARCCSVELSPDELMPQSICHECIVSIDSSWNFAERVCQAQDILKKAFIIRTAPIDEPDEPGNAFNGTISRHKVASPVSVNELSFKVRSMIISLHTKGYTTSEIGQKLNINGNLADQWIRMYEDQRKPINDLVMNENESEIELSNEKTDILVGTGNEDIEVHSENDTEASTIIEIVDYKLDSTERSVVDSVVETIPSVADAAETHSHSENIYGDQHDNSDDSNSNFEDVEILSAIELNDDDKNDDGSISQRAVEKLKIESWNDYPWKCMDCDLLMADIRDLRQHHITNHQSTSKYCCVDCPKVFNKYATFLTHVRNRHRSHLKFCCDICSVFFWNSRSMHQHRYEHDKDRSYICQTCGKGFRCNSTLQVHCRSHLPVDLKNRYNCDICFKKFGTKPNLQAHKRIHSGVRDFTCEQCGRGFVQKGNLENHMLTHFPSKPFSCHCGKTFKTQLRLLKHKTVHTDFKPHKCQDCGKEFREKGTLKEHERIHLGLMPFTCEFCGKKFRFKGVLTTHRRQHTGERPYSCIECNHHFTNWPNYNKHMKRRHGINTSVTVRKPQLIPPSGIPPTKLNHVVPTVHNTAYVQATSIPTTDSRNGHIANTDMMETICEKDVICVNQNGYATATAPETVAAATVQGVNVIVNRSERKATSHQSPPQITILTQPARDNINQQYSYLPNGSTMLGFYNIHGVDLMQNSNVQQ; encoded by the exons ATGACTGATATTTGCCGGTTATGTGCATCGTTAAAAATATTGGATCAACTTACGTCCATGCAAGAGCCAAACCTGCGAATCGCGGAAAAACTGGCTAGATGTTGTTCCGTCGAACTGTCTCCGGATGAATTAATGCCACAAAGTATTTGCCATGAGTGCATTGTGTCGATTGACAGTAGCTGGAATTTTGCGGAAAGGGTGTGCCAGGCTCAGGACATCTTGAAGAAAGCTTTCATCATTCGAACGGCACCGATTGATGAACCAGACGAGCCGGGAAATGCATTTAACGGCACAATCAGTCGGCATAAAGTTGcg TCACCAGTATCAGTCAACGAGCTGTCTTTCAAAGTGAGGAGCATGATCATATCGTTGCATACTAAAGGTTACACGACCAGTGAAATCGggcaaaaattgaatatcaAT GGGAATCTGGCCGACCAGTGGATTCGAATGTATGAAGATCAGCGCAAGCCAATCAATGATTTGgtcatgaatgaaaatgaatcggAAATTGAATTATCGAACGAGAAGACTGATATTCTGGTCGGAACGGGCAACGAGGATATTGAAGTCCATTCAGAAAATGACACCGAAGCCTCCACCATAATAGAAATTGTTGACTAT AAACTGGACAGCACTGAGAGATCGGTTGTCGACAGCGTCGTAGAAACGATTCCCTCTGTCGCTGATGCTGCAGAAACGCACTCCCattccgaaaatatttacgGTGATCAGCATGACAATTCCGACGATTCAAACTCGAATTTCGAAGACGTTGAGATCCTCAGCGCAATCGAATTGAACGACGACGATAAAAATGACGATGGATCCATATCGCAACGAGCtgtggaaaaattgaaaatcgagtCGTGGAACGACTATCCGTGGAAGTGTATGGACTGTGACCTATTGATGGCGGACATACGGGATCTACGTCAACATCACATCACCAATCACCAATCGACCAGTAAATATTGTTGCGTCGATTGTCCCAAAGTGTTCAACAAATATGCGACGTTCCTGACTCACGTGCGGAACAGACATCGTtctcatttgaaattttg CTGTGATATTTGTTCGGTCTTCTTCTGGAATTCAAGATCGATGCACCAACATCGTTACGAGCACGATAAGGATCGGTCGTATATCTGTCAAACGTGCGGCAAAGGTTTCCGTTGCAACAGTACGCTGCAGGTGCATTGTCGGTCGCATTTACCGGTAGACTTGAAGAATCGATACAATTGCGACATTTGCTTCAAGAAATTCGGCACGAAACCGAATCTTCAGGCACACAAGCGCATCCATAGCG GAGTGAGAGACTTTACATGCGAACAGTGTGGACGTGGATTCGTGCAGAAAGGCAATCTGGAAAATCATATGCTCACCCACTTTCCGAGCAAGCCGTTCAGCTGCCATTGTGGAAAGAC ATTCAAAACCCAACTGCGTCTGTTGAAGCACAAAACGGTTCACACCGATTTTAAGCCCCATAAATGCCAGGATTGCGGAAAAGAGTTTCGCGAAAAGGGAACGCTAAAGGAACACGAACGAATTCATCTGGGACTGATGCCATTTACGTGCGAGTTTTGTGGCAAAAAATTCCGTTTCAAGGGTGTGCTAACG ACTCATCGTCGTCAGCATACCGGCGAGAGGCCCTACTCTTGCATCGAGTGCAATCATCATTTTACCAACTGGCCAAATTACAACAAACATATGAAGCGCAGGCATG GAATAAATACAAGCGTTACAGTTAGAAAGCCTCAATTAATTCCTCCCTCCGGGATTCCTCCGACAAAACTTAATCATGTGGTGCCAACCGTTCACAATACGGCTTATGTTCAAGCGACATCCATTCCAACAACAGACAGCCGAAATGGTCACATTGCAAATACG GATATGATGGAAACAATATGCGAAAAGGATGTCATTTGCGTTAATCAGAATGGCTACGCGACCGCAACGGCACCAGAGACTGTCGCGGCCGCAACGGTCCAGGGAGTGAATGTTATCGTCAATCGAAGTGAACGGAAGG CCACATCGCATCAATCGCCACCTCAAATCACAATTTTAACTCAACCGGCTAGAGACAATATCAATCAGCAG TACAGTTATTTACCGAATGGGTCGACAATGTTGGGATTTTATAACATTCATGGTGTGGACTTAATGCAGAATTCGAATgttcaacaataa
- the LOC119076109 gene encoding reducing polyketide synthase swnK-like produces the protein MSSDLTAGKLLDYAEFLAKTEFTDVNTVGYESVKDETNVKMYSLSAPSSSSLVEKIDTLSKNPRMISAEAGNDLSATSNEFRHAVLYSDAKNLAEALSTSPKTFDAIKAPPPKLCFIVTCQGSQYMGMGKNVYEWSPVFRYHFDECDAIIMENYGVGVKELMYSDQDDWMGNPLKALPYILSLEYALFRLYESWGIKPDFVLGLSFGEYGAAVISGMISLRDAFKLIMNRAKMVIDNIEEEALGVVELNVSKFDTIMEQLKKEDGMEEAWLDIAGCNSPLQTCVVGYRKTVHKFVEICRGTGARCMLMDPYHPYHSDYVPLSFHNSKRSLHKSSTIKPSMERSFLP, from the exons ATGAGTAGCGATTTGACAG CAGGCAAACTGTTGGACTACGCAGAGTTTTTGGCAAAGACAGAATTCACCGATGTAAACACTGTCGGTTACGAAAGTGTTAAAGATGAAACCAATGTCAAAATGTACAGCTTGTCAGCACCGTCTTCATCCTCGTTGGTTGAAAAAATCGATACGCTTTCGAAAAATCCAAGAATGATCTCGGCCGAAGCAGGAAATGATCTGAGCGCCACATCCAATGAATTCAGGCATGCAGTTCTCTATTCTGATGCGAAGAATCTGGCAGAAGCGTTATCAACAAGCCCAAAAACCTTTGACGCAATCAAGGCACCACCACCGAAACTTTGTTTTATCGTTACATGTCAAGGGTCACAGTATATGGGAATGGGAAAAAATGTGTACGAATGGTCGCCAGTATTTCGGTACCACTTCGACGAGTGTGACGCTataataatggaaaattatgGCGTTGGTGTCAAGGAGTTGATGTATTCAGATCAAGACGACTGGATGGGGAACCCATTGAAGGCTCTGCCATACATTTTGTCTTTGGAGTACGCCCTCTTTCGATTATATGAGTCGTGGGGCATCAAACCAGATTTTGTTTTGGGTTTGAGTTTCGGCGAATATGGAGCTGCAGTTATAAGTGGAATGATTTCGTTGAGAGATGCTTTCAAATTGATCATGAATAGGGCGAAGATGGTCATCGATAACATCGAGGAAGAGGCACTGGGAGTGGTTGAATTAAATGTCAGTAAATTTGATACGATTATGGAACAACTGAAGAAAGAAGATGGTATGGAAGAAGCGTGGCTGGATATAGCAGGTTGCAACTCACCACTTCAAACTTGTGTTGTTGGATATCGGAAAACTGTTCATAAATTTGTGG AAATTTGCAGAGGAACCGGTGCTAGATGCATGCTGATGGATCCATACCATCCGTACCATTCTGATTATGTGCCTCTGTCATTCCACAATTCGAAACGATCACTTCACAAGTCCAGTACAATAAAGCCATCAATGGAACGTTCATTTCTACCGTGA